The Corynebacterium comes genome window below encodes:
- a CDS encoding LCP family protein, protein MSDKYRRVRDIQAAPPAGPSIRQAGPTPVKAIVAVLSVMVLLISGLGYFSVGRLGSDVASAGNLALGGGQGMKGRASDGATDILLVGSDSRADAQGNPLSEEELQRLRAGVDDGEENTDTIMVIRVPNDGSSATAVSIPRDSYIRDSEFGNMKINGVFAAHKVAKREELTEDGVENDKRIETEATDAGRQGLIGAVSDLTGVEVDHYAEVGLFGFVLLTDAVGGVDVCLNNDIQDEFSGADFHAGVQTLDGAQALAFVRQRHGLPRGDLDRIVRQQAFMASLVSKTLAAGTLTNPSKLSDMGTAVERSVVIDDQWDIMSFATQLANLAGGNVVFNTIPVTSIDGVGDFGESIVTVDVPTVHAYMDELLGEEEAPTSEDEAPAEAAEPLPGVDINVLNAGATTGLAGDVGGWLTEEGYRVTEVTNALAGVYYQSQVVAADASDRRALALAEALGGIPVTANAGLDSDTFIVVTHDDWSGPLGDAALGPASSPSAPSPEDAVGTPGADFGEAEVAPKIDAGGDGPRCVN, encoded by the coding sequence GTGAGTGACAAGTACCGCCGCGTGCGCGACATCCAGGCAGCTCCGCCCGCAGGCCCCTCGATTCGACAGGCCGGGCCGACCCCGGTCAAGGCGATCGTCGCGGTGCTCTCCGTCATGGTCCTGCTGATCTCGGGCCTGGGGTATTTCTCCGTCGGCCGTCTGGGCAGCGACGTCGCCTCCGCCGGCAACCTCGCCCTCGGCGGTGGGCAGGGCATGAAGGGGCGCGCCTCCGACGGCGCCACCGACATCCTGCTGGTCGGCTCCGATTCCCGCGCCGACGCCCAGGGCAACCCCCTCTCCGAAGAAGAACTCCAACGCCTGCGCGCCGGAGTGGATGACGGTGAGGAGAACACCGACACCATCATGGTCATCCGCGTGCCCAACGACGGCTCTTCCGCCACGGCCGTGTCCATCCCGCGTGACAGCTACATCCGTGACAGCGAGTTCGGGAACATGAAGATCAACGGCGTCTTCGCCGCACACAAGGTGGCCAAGCGTGAGGAGCTCACCGAGGACGGCGTCGAGAACGACAAACGCATCGAGACCGAGGCCACCGATGCCGGCCGCCAGGGCCTGATCGGCGCGGTCTCCGATCTCACCGGCGTGGAGGTCGACCACTACGCCGAGGTCGGACTGTTCGGCTTCGTTCTGCTGACCGACGCCGTCGGCGGCGTCGACGTGTGCCTCAACAACGATATCCAGGATGAGTTCTCCGGTGCGGACTTCCATGCCGGTGTGCAGACCCTCGACGGCGCCCAGGCACTGGCTTTCGTCCGCCAGCGCCACGGCCTGCCGCGGGGCGACCTCGACCGTATCGTCCGCCAGCAGGCCTTCATGGCCTCGCTGGTGAGCAAGACCCTGGCCGCCGGCACGCTGACCAACCCGTCGAAGCTCTCCGACATGGGCACCGCCGTGGAGCGTTCCGTGGTCATCGACGACCAGTGGGACATCATGTCCTTCGCCACCCAGCTGGCCAACCTCGCGGGCGGTAACGTCGTGTTCAACACCATTCCGGTCACCTCCATCGACGGCGTCGGCGACTTCGGTGAATCCATCGTCACCGTCGACGTCCCCACCGTGCACGCGTACATGGATGAGCTGCTGGGAGAGGAAGAGGCACCGACTTCAGAGGATGAGGCTCCTGCGGAGGCCGCCGAGCCGCTGCCGGGAGTGGACATCAACGTCCTCAATGCCGGGGCGACCACCGGCCTCGCCGGCGACGTCGGCGGCTGGCTCACCGAAGAGGGCTACCGGGTCACCGAGGTCACCAACGCCCTGGCGGGCGTCTACTACCAGAGCCAGGTCGTGGCCGCAGATGCTTCCGATCGCCGCGCACTGGCCCTGGCTGAGGCGTTGGGGGGTATCCCGGTCACCGCGAACGCCGGCCTGGATTCCGACACCTTCATCGTGGTCACCCACGACGACTGGAGCGGCCCGCTCGGTGACGCCGCCCTCGGGCCGGCCTCCTCCCCCAGCGCACCGTCCCCCGAGGACGCGGTGGGCACCCCGGGCGCCGACTTCGGCGAGGCTGAGGTCGCACCGAAAATTGACGCCGGTGGCGACGGGCCGCGGTGTGTGAACTAG
- the manA gene encoding mannose-6-phosphate isomerase, class I translates to MQKLTGTLRSYPWGSRTLIPELRGLPSPSDRPEAELWFGAHPVGSSTIQDRALTDIIAEDPVAALGTRVYEQYGDNLPFLLKILAAAEPLSLQAHPSADQALEGFERENRLGIPLNAGNRNYRDPRHKPELVVALTDFHAMAGFRPLHQTLELFAVLACAELDRYLTILDPASEADSLRGLFTTWITIPSAARRRLIDGIVSSARTLLERGDWISDVLATVLELQERYPGDIGVLGALLLNHLHLSPGEALYLDAGHLHAYVSGLGVEVMANSDNVLRGGLTSKYVDVPELVRILDFRSVCDPVVTPVGGEYIVPASEFRLLHGCVAEGDELTVEHDGPSIALCTSGSISLGELELKPGEAVWIPASSPACVATSTSAGELFIARA, encoded by the coding sequence ATGCAGAAGCTGACCGGCACGCTCCGGAGCTACCCCTGGGGGTCCCGCACCCTCATCCCGGAGCTGCGTGGACTTCCCTCACCCTCCGACCGTCCCGAGGCGGAGCTGTGGTTCGGAGCCCATCCGGTCGGATCCTCGACCATCCAGGACCGCGCGCTCACCGACATCATCGCCGAGGACCCTGTCGCAGCGCTCGGTACGCGCGTATATGAGCAGTACGGTGACAACCTGCCCTTCCTGCTGAAGATCCTCGCCGCCGCAGAGCCCCTGTCTCTGCAGGCACATCCGTCCGCGGATCAGGCACTCGAGGGTTTCGAGCGGGAGAACCGCCTGGGCATCCCGCTCAACGCCGGCAACCGCAACTACCGTGACCCCCGGCACAAGCCGGAACTCGTCGTGGCGCTCACGGACTTCCATGCGATGGCCGGCTTCCGTCCGCTCCATCAGACCCTCGAGTTGTTCGCGGTGCTGGCCTGCGCCGAACTCGACCGGTACCTGACCATCCTGGATCCGGCTTCCGAGGCCGACAGTCTCCGTGGCCTGTTCACAACGTGGATCACCATTCCGTCTGCCGCGCGTAGGCGACTCATCGACGGGATCGTCTCCTCCGCCCGCACCCTGCTTGAGCGCGGAGACTGGATCTCCGACGTGCTGGCGACCGTGCTCGAGCTGCAGGAGCGCTACCCCGGGGACATCGGCGTCCTGGGTGCCCTGTTGCTCAACCACCTCCATCTCTCACCGGGTGAGGCCCTCTACCTCGACGCAGGGCACCTCCATGCGTACGTGAGTGGGCTGGGTGTCGAGGTCATGGCCAACTCCGACAACGTCCTGCGTGGCGGTCTGACCTCGAAGTACGTCGACGTGCCCGAACTTGTCCGGATCCTCGACTTCCGCTCGGTCTGTGACCCGGTGGTCACTCCCGTCGGCGGCGAGTACATCGTCCCGGCCAGTGAATTCCGGCTTCTTCACGGCTGCGTGGCCGAAGGTGACGAGTTGACGGTGGAACACGACGGACCCTCCATCGCGCTGTGCACCTCCGGCAGCATTTCGCTGGGCGAGCTCGAGCTCAAGCCAGGTGAAGCGGTGTGGATCCCCGCATCCTCCCCTGCCTGCGTGGCGACGTCCACGTCTGCGGGCGAACTGTTCATCGCCCGCGCCTGA
- a CDS encoding MurR/RpiR family transcriptional regulator — protein sequence MDNSSLDAYLDGSTYKRETVKFYDVAHEGAQIRAVAGAIPELQGVYGLQPRSIVVIATDQVADASARFVSRMRSPLRAPLVITDSLPSYVGALDVVIVLGDRADDPDTSQGLISAERRGATTILVGPPRGPILEDAPDDTIIIPPLPTVYGASPARSIAALSTVLDLLEEDPDLVSQRLRDTADCVDEELEQLSPERDSVVNPGRQLREYVDLARVVHTGRGRPGFAVAELMSVVWSLRGLPSGVAAFDELELPPPEPEHNIFHDPLLDGPVDLLALKVVVWAEEPEVAAALPNALAANCDTPGTGPLAAALKLITRGLAATAYDLPEAPSED from the coding sequence ATGGACAACAGCTCTCTCGACGCCTACCTTGACGGCTCCACCTATAAACGGGAGACGGTGAAGTTCTATGACGTCGCCCACGAAGGCGCCCAGATCCGCGCCGTTGCGGGGGCCATTCCCGAGCTCCAGGGGGTCTACGGGCTGCAGCCACGGAGCATCGTGGTCATCGCGACCGACCAGGTGGCTGACGCCTCCGCACGGTTCGTCTCGCGCATGCGCTCCCCCCTGCGGGCCCCCCTGGTGATCACCGACTCGCTGCCCAGCTACGTCGGCGCCCTGGACGTGGTGATCGTCCTGGGTGATCGTGCAGACGACCCGGACACCTCGCAGGGCCTGATCAGCGCAGAACGTCGGGGAGCGACCACCATCCTCGTCGGCCCGCCGCGCGGACCGATACTGGAGGACGCGCCCGACGACACCATCATCATCCCCCCGTTGCCCACCGTCTACGGCGCATCCCCCGCCCGGTCCATCGCAGCTCTGAGCACCGTTCTGGATCTGTTGGAGGAGGACCCTGACCTGGTCTCCCAGCGGCTCCGGGACACCGCCGACTGCGTCGACGAGGAGTTGGAGCAGCTTTCCCCCGAGCGTGATTCCGTGGTCAACCCCGGTCGACAGCTGCGGGAATACGTCGACCTTGCACGCGTGGTCCACACCGGACGTGGCCGACCGGGATTCGCCGTGGCAGAGCTCATGTCGGTCGTCTGGTCCCTGCGGGGCCTGCCTTCCGGGGTCGCGGCTTTCGACGAGCTCGAGCTGCCTCCTCCGGAGCCGGAGCACAACATCTTCCACGATCCGCTTCTTGACGGCCCGGTCGATTTGCTAGCCTTGAAGGTTGTTGTCTGGGCCGAGGAGCCCGAGGTGGCCGCCGCGCTGCCCAATGCCCTCGCCGCCAATTGCGACACCCCGGGCACAGGCCCGTTGGCCGCCGCACTGAAACTCATTACCCGAGGCCTCGCGGCTACCGCGTACGACCTGCCCGAAGCACCATCGGAGGACTAA
- a CDS encoding glycosyltransferase family 2 protein, whose translation MTNSQTPPVAVITVTYSPGRHLAAFLDSLPAATVRGVHVVLADNGSVDGVPEEAASRSDNVEFLPTGGNLGYGTGMNAGARHLQPLRDAGMIDPEFLLLSNPDVVFGEGTIDELIACARRWPDAAAVGPKIIEEDGSIYPSARAVPTLGSGIGHAVLGQVWPGNPWTRAYRDDADMDTERTAGWLSGSCLLVRWDAFDAVGGFDERYFMYMEDVDLGDRFARAGYVNVFCPAATITHARGHVAGKHSDTMLPAHHESAYRFQADRLPHWWQAPLRSAIRAGLEVRSAVAVARTSTSNRKDS comes from the coding sequence GTGACCAACTCCCAGACGCCACCGGTCGCCGTGATCACGGTGACCTATTCCCCGGGCCGCCATCTGGCGGCCTTCCTCGACAGCCTGCCCGCGGCGACAGTCCGGGGGGTCCACGTCGTTCTCGCCGACAACGGTTCGGTGGACGGGGTGCCGGAAGAGGCGGCGTCGAGAAGCGACAACGTGGAGTTCCTGCCCACCGGCGGCAACCTCGGCTACGGCACGGGCATGAACGCGGGTGCGCGCCACCTGCAGCCGCTGCGCGACGCCGGGATGATCGATCCGGAATTCCTGCTCCTGAGCAACCCGGACGTCGTGTTCGGCGAGGGGACGATTGATGAGTTGATCGCCTGTGCACGCCGCTGGCCGGATGCCGCGGCGGTGGGCCCGAAGATCATCGAGGAGGACGGCTCGATCTACCCGAGCGCCCGTGCGGTGCCGACCCTGGGCAGCGGCATCGGACATGCCGTCCTCGGCCAGGTCTGGCCGGGCAACCCGTGGACGCGCGCCTACCGCGATGACGCGGACATGGACACCGAGCGCACCGCCGGGTGGCTCTCCGGTTCGTGCCTGCTCGTGCGCTGGGACGCGTTCGACGCGGTGGGCGGTTTCGACGAGCGGTACTTCATGTACATGGAGGATGTTGACCTCGGCGACCGCTTCGCGCGCGCCGGGTACGTCAACGTCTTCTGTCCGGCCGCGACGATCACCCACGCGCGGGGGCACGTCGCGGGCAAGCACTCCGACACCATGCTGCCCGCCCATCACGAATCCGCCTACCGTTTCCAGGCGGACCGACTGCCGCACTGGTGGCAGGCGCCGCTACGATCGGCCATCCGCGCGGGACTTGAGGTCCGCAGTGCGGTGGCCGTCGCCCGGACCAGCACCAGCAACCGAAAGGACTCCTGA
- a CDS encoding TIGR03089 family protein yields MELLAHLLSADPAAPRLTVYNETTGARLDFSAQTLDNWAAKVGNMLLEELDLEPGSSIVVDLPVSWQAVAIVLGALAADIRWVFASEGAAEVVFTSPSAFGRWEDSGADIVLVTDDPFGRGVVETGGTLPTGTIDFGPSVRFYGDQFYGPAPALFDVIPTSRAPERVLSTGWTTAEGLVRTVLEPLSAGGSAVVVSGLVDSGRLDAIATAEKTTVRL; encoded by the coding sequence ATGGAGCTACTCGCACACCTGCTCAGCGCAGACCCGGCCGCCCCTCGACTGACCGTCTACAACGAGACCACCGGTGCCCGGCTGGACTTCTCCGCACAGACGCTGGACAACTGGGCCGCGAAGGTCGGGAACATGCTGCTGGAGGAACTCGATCTGGAACCCGGTTCGTCCATCGTGGTGGACCTGCCCGTCAGTTGGCAGGCCGTGGCCATCGTCCTCGGCGCCCTCGCGGCGGACATCCGGTGGGTCTTCGCCAGCGAGGGGGCCGCGGAGGTGGTGTTCACCTCGCCGTCCGCCTTCGGGCGGTGGGAGGATTCCGGCGCGGACATCGTCCTGGTCACCGACGACCCCTTCGGCCGTGGAGTCGTGGAGACCGGCGGCACCCTGCCCACCGGCACCATCGACTTCGGTCCCTCCGTCCGCTTCTACGGTGACCAGTTCTACGGCCCGGCGCCCGCACTCTTTGACGTCATCCCCACATCCCGTGCGCCCGAACGGGTCCTGTCCACGGGGTGGACCACCGCCGAAGGCCTCGTCCGGACGGTACTTGAGCCGCTGTCGGCCGGCGGTTCGGCCGTGGTGGTGTCAGGGCTGGTGGATTCCGGAAGGCTCGACGCCATCGCCACTGCGGAGAAGACGACCGTCAGGTTGTAG
- a CDS encoding RidA family protein: MQPTSDHPYAMAKRAGDLIFVSGALSVDEDYQPVTGRREALAAALERMTERLASAGGTLDQVVKLTYFVTDITLREEANEQFARHFSRARPARTFLEASRLPYGATVEIDAIAYTGE; encoded by the coding sequence ATGCAGCCGACCTCCGACCACCCCTACGCGATGGCCAAGCGAGCCGGCGATCTCATCTTCGTCTCCGGGGCCCTGTCAGTGGACGAGGACTATCAGCCGGTCACCGGGCGCAGGGAGGCGCTCGCCGCGGCGCTCGAACGCATGACGGAGCGACTGGCCTCAGCGGGTGGAACCCTGGATCAGGTGGTCAAGCTCACCTACTTCGTCACCGACATCACCCTGCGGGAAGAAGCCAACGAGCAGTTCGCCCGGCACTTCTCCCGCGCCCGCCCGGCGCGTACCTTCCTCGAGGCATCCCGCCTGCCCTACGGGGCAACCGTGGAAATCGACGCGATCGCGTACACGGGGGAGTAG
- the manB gene encoding mannose-1-phosphate guanylyltransferase produces MTVTDLKADPSRTDAVILVGGRGTRLRPLTVNTPKPMLPTAGYPFLQHLLARIKAAGITHVVLGTSYKAEVFEEYFGDGSEMGLEIEYVVEEEALGTGGGIRNVYDRLRHDTVMVFNGDVLGGTDLRAILETHVEKEAELTMHLVRVADPRAFGCVPTDGEGRVLEFLEKTEDPPTDQINAGCYVFKRELIEEIPVDRAVSVERETFPALLKQERRVYGHVDNAYWRDMGRPDDFVRGSSDLVRGIAHSPLLEGRTGEALIDASAGVAAGTILVGGTWVGRGSEIGAGCRLDDSVVFDGVTIEPGAVIRNSIIASGARIGANARITDCVIGEGAQIGARCELQGGLRVWPGVVIPDNGVRFSSDA; encoded by the coding sequence CTGACCGTGACCGACCTCAAGGCCGATCCTTCGCGTACCGACGCCGTCATCCTCGTCGGAGGTCGCGGCACCCGGCTGCGCCCCCTGACGGTGAACACCCCCAAGCCGATGCTGCCCACCGCCGGCTACCCCTTCCTCCAGCACCTGCTGGCCCGAATCAAGGCGGCCGGCATCACCCACGTCGTTCTGGGCACCTCTTATAAGGCGGAGGTCTTCGAGGAGTATTTCGGCGACGGCTCCGAGATGGGCCTGGAGATCGAGTACGTCGTCGAGGAGGAGGCCCTGGGCACCGGCGGCGGCATCCGCAACGTCTATGACCGGCTGCGCCACGACACCGTCATGGTCTTCAACGGCGACGTCCTCGGCGGCACCGACCTGCGCGCGATCCTGGAGACCCACGTTGAGAAGGAGGCCGAACTGACCATGCATCTGGTCCGGGTCGCGGACCCGCGGGCCTTCGGTTGCGTGCCCACGGACGGGGAAGGGCGGGTGCTGGAGTTCCTGGAGAAGACCGAGGATCCGCCGACGGACCAGATCAATGCCGGCTGCTACGTGTTCAAACGTGAGCTCATCGAGGAGATCCCCGTCGACCGCGCCGTCTCCGTCGAACGCGAAACCTTTCCCGCGCTGCTCAAGCAGGAGCGCCGTGTGTACGGCCACGTCGACAACGCCTACTGGCGGGACATGGGGCGCCCCGACGACTTCGTGCGCGGCTCCTCGGACCTCGTGCGTGGCATCGCGCACTCGCCGCTGCTGGAGGGTCGCACGGGAGAGGCGCTCATCGACGCCTCCGCCGGCGTCGCCGCGGGTACCATCCTGGTCGGCGGCACGTGGGTGGGCCGGGGGTCGGAGATCGGGGCAGGCTGCCGACTCGATGACTCCGTCGTCTTCGACGGTGTGACCATCGAGCCGGGTGCAGTCATCCGTAATTCGATCATCGCGTCGGGGGCCAGGATCGGGGCGAACGCCCGGATCACTGACTGCGTCATCGGTGAGGGCGCCCAGATCGGTGCGCGTTGTGAGCTTCAGGGCGGACTGCGTGTCTGGCCCGGTGTGGTCATCCCGGACAATGGAGTGCGCTTTTCCTCTGATGCGTGA
- a CDS encoding DUF4259 domain-containing protein yields the protein MTTWDVSIFGEDDNIDFLDELNDLDHDDIIEAVRDACLLVLKQPKVSETERLNGLAAATIAAIWAGAPFSAGDVADSYPFIRELIGSGDEVLNEAATEVLESVQEDDDVDAFTEALS from the coding sequence ATGACCACCTGGGACGTATCCATCTTCGGCGAGGACGACAACATCGATTTCCTCGACGAACTCAATGATCTTGACCACGACGACATCATCGAGGCGGTCCGTGACGCCTGCCTTCTGGTGCTGAAACAGCCCAAGGTGTCCGAGACGGAGCGACTGAACGGATTGGCGGCGGCCACCATCGCCGCCATCTGGGCAGGCGCGCCGTTCTCGGCGGGTGACGTGGCGGATTCGTACCCCTTCATCCGGGAGCTGATCGGCTCCGGTGATGAGGTTCTCAACGAGGCTGCGACCGAGGTGCTGGAGTCGGTGCAGGAGGACGATGACGTCGATGCCTTCACCGAAGCGCTCTCGTAG
- a CDS encoding phosphomannomutase/phosphoglucomutase — translation MRTRHDVSSVIKAYDVRGVVGEQITPEFIRDTGAAFGHLLREEGETTVAIGHDMRPSSPELAVAFAEGVTSQGLDVIMLGLTSTDQLYFAAGTLECAGAMFTASHNPAQYNGIKLCRAGARPVSQDTGLARIIDMLVDGVPAYGDAQGTVSERDVLADYGTYLRDLVDLSGIRPLVVAVDAANGMGGHTVPEVFRGLPLDIRPLYFELDGTFPNHEANPLDPKNLVDLQKFTVEQRADIGLAFDGDADRCFVIDENGDPVSPSAICAIVAKRYLQKHEGATIIHNLITSKSVPEIIAEEGGTAVCTRVGHSFIKSTMAETGAVFGGEHSAHYYFTEFFNADSGILAAMHVLAALGSGDQPLSRMMAEYERYEASGEINSTVADQGASTRAVLDAFADRIESVDRLDGVTVELKDTDGWFNVRASNTEPLLRLNVEAATRAEVDALVEEILAVIRS, via the coding sequence CTGCGTACCCGCCACGACGTGTCCTCCGTGATCAAGGCCTACGACGTCCGAGGAGTCGTCGGTGAGCAGATCACTCCCGAGTTCATCCGGGACACCGGCGCCGCCTTCGGCCACCTGCTGAGGGAAGAGGGGGAGACCACCGTCGCCATCGGCCACGACATGCGCCCCTCCTCTCCGGAACTGGCGGTCGCCTTCGCGGAGGGCGTGACATCGCAGGGCCTCGACGTGATCATGCTGGGTCTGACGTCCACGGATCAGCTGTACTTCGCCGCAGGCACCCTGGAGTGCGCCGGCGCGATGTTCACCGCCTCACACAACCCGGCCCAGTACAACGGCATCAAGCTGTGCCGGGCGGGCGCACGGCCGGTCAGCCAGGACACGGGGCTCGCGCGGATCATCGACATGCTCGTCGACGGCGTCCCCGCTTACGGGGACGCGCAGGGCACGGTCTCCGAGCGTGATGTTCTCGCCGATTACGGTACCTATCTGCGCGATCTCGTGGATCTCAGTGGCATCCGCCCCCTGGTCGTCGCCGTCGACGCCGCCAACGGTATGGGTGGACACACGGTTCCCGAGGTGTTCCGGGGCCTGCCCCTCGACATCCGCCCGCTCTACTTCGAACTGGACGGCACGTTCCCGAACCACGAGGCAAACCCGCTGGACCCGAAGAACCTCGTGGACCTGCAGAAATTCACCGTCGAGCAGCGTGCGGACATCGGTCTGGCCTTCGACGGCGACGCGGACCGCTGTTTCGTCATCGACGAGAACGGTGACCCGGTGAGCCCCTCGGCGATCTGCGCGATCGTGGCCAAACGCTACCTGCAGAAGCATGAGGGGGCGACGATCATCCACAACCTCATCACCTCGAAGTCGGTGCCGGAGATCATCGCCGAGGAGGGTGGCACGGCGGTCTGTACGCGGGTGGGCCACTCCTTCATCAAGTCGACGATGGCGGAGACGGGTGCGGTCTTCGGCGGCGAGCACTCCGCGCACTACTACTTCACCGAGTTCTTCAACGCTGATTCCGGCATCCTCGCCGCCATGCACGTGCTCGCGGCGCTCGGCTCCGGGGACCAGCCTCTCAGCCGCATGATGGCGGAGTACGAGCGGTACGAGGCCTCCGGCGAGATCAACTCGACCGTGGCGGACCAGGGCGCCAGCACCCGAGCGGTTCTCGACGCCTTCGCCGACCGCATCGAGTCCGTCGACCGCCTCGACGGCGTCACCGTGGAGCTCAAGGACACCGACGGGTGGTTCAACGTGCGTGCCTCCAACACCGAACCGCTGCTCCGTCTGAACGTCGAGGCCGCCACCCGCGCCGAGGTCGATGCCCTGGTCGAGGAGATCCTGGCCGTCATCCGCTCCTGA
- a CDS encoding DUF3499 domain-containing protein, whose translation MSQFRRCSRPGCGKPAVATMTYAYAESTAVVGPLAPAAEPHSWDLCDHHAEKITAPLGWEMLRVNHIDIDDDEDLTALAEAVREAGRVTSGLVESDGPALDAVDPADPETSLHPVHQAKRMNEERQRRRAHLRLVDSDGDVPQE comes from the coding sequence GTGAGCCAGTTTCGACGATGTTCCCGACCGGGCTGCGGCAAGCCTGCCGTCGCCACCATGACGTACGCCTACGCGGAGTCCACAGCTGTGGTGGGCCCGCTGGCGCCTGCCGCGGAGCCGCACAGCTGGGACCTGTGTGACCACCATGCGGAGAAGATCACCGCACCACTGGGCTGGGAGATGCTCCGCGTCAACCACATCGACATCGATGACGACGAGGACCTCACCGCGCTCGCTGAGGCGGTCCGCGAAGCGGGGCGGGTCACCAGTGGGCTCGTGGAGTCCGACGGCCCCGCGCTTGACGCGGTGGACCCGGCGGACCCGGAGACCTCCCTTCATCCGGTCCACCAGGCGAAGCGGATGAACGAGGAGCGGCAGCGACGCCGGGCGCATCTGCGTCTCGTCGACAGCGACGGCGACGTTCCGCAGGAGTAG
- a CDS encoding WhiB family transcriptional regulator produces MTDGVVLRRGMSSITGAAVEMSLDEFFGAVEQEWQDQALCAQTDPEAFFPEKGGSTREAKRICMACPVRDDCLEYALEHDERFGIWGGLSDRERRRLKKQIG; encoded by the coding sequence ATGACTGACGGCGTCGTTCTTCGTAGGGGAATGAGCAGCATCACCGGAGCGGCGGTAGAAATGAGCCTCGACGAGTTTTTCGGTGCTGTCGAACAGGAGTGGCAGGACCAGGCGCTCTGTGCCCAGACGGACCCGGAAGCCTTTTTCCCGGAAAAAGGCGGTTCCACCCGTGAGGCCAAACGCATCTGCATGGCCTGCCCGGTCCGCGATGACTGTCTTGAATACGCTCTCGAGCACGATGAACGTTTCGGTATCTGGGGCGGTCTCTCCGACCGTGAGCGACGTCGACTGAAGAAGCAGATCGGCTGA
- a CDS encoding metallopeptidase family protein, translated as MHTRTFRDRHGRGLRGPLLPMDAPRFRTRAESFDVAVLEAYAPIQHTYPEQLANLDIAVDTVPRMRLRADMTVLPDEIVADGPVPLGRLIPAGVDPQGQPTRARLVLFRMPIEQRTVNNREREDLLATILTALVAQFLNVDPGDINPGFQW; from the coding sequence ATGCACACCAGGACCTTCCGCGACCGGCATGGCAGGGGTCTGCGCGGCCCTCTCCTGCCCATGGATGCACCCCGTTTCCGCACTCGCGCGGAGTCCTTCGACGTAGCCGTGCTGGAGGCCTACGCCCCGATCCAGCACACCTACCCCGAACAACTGGCGAACCTGGACATCGCGGTGGACACCGTGCCGAGGATGCGTCTACGCGCCGACATGACCGTTCTCCCCGACGAAATCGTCGCCGACGGCCCGGTACCACTCGGGCGCCTCATCCCTGCGGGCGTCGATCCGCAGGGCCAGCCCACCCGCGCCCGGCTGGTGCTGTTCCGCATGCCCATCGAGCAACGCACGGTGAACAACCGGGAGCGGGAGGACCTGCTGGCCACGATCCTCACCGCACTCGTCGCCCAGTTCCTGAATGTGGATCCGGGGGACATCAACCCCGGGTTCCAGTGGTGA